GACGCGCGCAGCTCCGCGGCGTCGGGGCCGTGCGTCAGGAAGGAGCGGGATTTCAGATCGAGATATTCGGAGGAGCCGATGGCGAGCGTCCCGGCGGCGAAGTCTTCGAAGACAGCCCTTTTGACGATGACGAACTCGCCGCCCGAATGCGTCATCAAGACGCGCTCGGCGTCGAGCCGTTCGAACCGGAACGGCATCGGGCGGTAGGGGCCCGCCTCAACATAGGCGTCTCTGTCCTTGAAGCGGGTGTCAGCCACCTGCCGCTCTTGGCAGCAGTTGGACGAAGGCGCGTTGCAAAAGGGCCTCCTGTGTCCCGCGCGTTTCCTCGGCGATGCGGGCGCGCAGGGCGAAATCGACCAAGGCGTTGCAGAACTCCCCGCAGGCGGCGGTGAGCTCCAGGCCCTCGCGCCCATCCTTCGTGCGGATCTCCGCGACCAGTCCGCCCTCTTGGCTTCGCCCGACATGGACGTGGCAGCGATCCGTCAGCCAATAGGCCGCCTTCAGAGCCACGTCTTCGGAATACAGCCCGGGGTCGAGGGCGATGACGGCGGCGGCGCCGCGCTCATCGACGACGACTCCGGACGAACTTGGAAAACCCACGACGATCAACGCGACGAATAGTGCGACGAGTGGGAGGCGTGGGACGAGTGGGAATAGTGGTCCGCCACCATGACGCCGGTGGCGGGGTCGCGCCGCACGATGTCGAGCAGGATGGCGCCCTCGGACGACGGAGCGACGGCAAGTACGCTCGAAGTGGCGACGGTGGCCGACTCGGTTGGGGTGGACGACGAAGCGTTGGCATCCGTGGCAACCACGGCGACGCCCGCCGCGACCAGCGCGCCGACGACGCACTTCTCGGCGATATCCAGCGCCGTGGACGACAGCTGACTCTTCATCTTGTCCTTGCCCATGGAAATCCCCTTTTGGATTGCATTTCTTCCGGGAGGATATCACCGGTCGGACCTGTTGGCGAGTCCGGAAGGACAGCCAATGATGGATGTCGTCGAAAGTATGGCCATGGACGGGACGTTTCGCCCACCAAGTGACGGGCAGCGTAAATCGGGAACATCAGCACTATCACTGGGCGGAAAAAAATGCCAGGAAGCGCCCGATCGGCCGATAATCTGGCATTCCCATTTTATCACAAAGCGTTCAGCGGACTTCTTCATGCGCTTGCCATGCACACGTCTAGTGAATGGCTTGCACCAATCTATGCCCATATTTCAGGCATTGCGTTCCCACCTGTTCCCACTTCATCACCAAGGTGGGAACACAGCAGGCCGCAGAGACCCTGGTTGTTCCTGCTGTTCCCACTGTTCCCACCTTGTTGATGAAGTCTGTAGGGGGATGGAAAAATGATCCATAAAGGTTGTCATGCGCTCTAATTTATACGCCTTATACATTGTAAATTAGTCGAACCCTAGGAGTACTAACGGAACGTGCTTCCAGGTGGGAACGTGGGAACAATCAGTTCCGACCACGCCCGGTCACCGAAATTTCTTGCCGCCGATTCCGCCTTTCCATAGACTCCCCCTCGACCGAAGCCGAAGGCCCACTGTTCTTGTGAGCCTTCACCATGACCACCATCCTCGCCCTTGATCTGGGCTCCACCACCGGCTGGGCCATGCGCCTGGCCGATGGCGTCATTGTCTCCGGCACTATGGAATTCCGCCCCGGCCGATTCGAGGGGGGTGGAATGAGATTCCTACGCTTCCGATCCTGGCTCGACCACCTCGAAGCCGGTGCCAAGGGTATCGGCACCGTGTATTTCGAAGAAGTACGCCGCCACGCCGGCACCGACGCCGCCCACCTCTATGGTGGCTTCCTCGCCCATCTGTCGGCTTGGTGCGAACTGAAGCACATCCCCTATCAGGGCGTCCCGGTCGGCACCATCAAACGCCACGCCACCGGCAAGGGCAATGCTGGCAAGGATGCGGTGGTCGCCGCCATGCGGTCTCGCGGCTTTAATCCCGAGGACGACAACGAGGCCGATGCCCTGGCCATCTTGTCCTGGGCCATCGACACAGCCG
The sequence above is drawn from the Magnetospirillum sp. 15-1 genome and encodes:
- the hxsD gene encoding His-Xaa-Ser system protein HxsD codes for the protein MGFPSSSGVVVDERGAAAVIALDPGLYSEDVALKAAYWLTDRCHVHVGRSQEGGLVAEIRTKDGREGLELTAACGEFCNALVDFALRARIAEETRGTQEALLQRAFVQLLPRAAGG